The Rhodoligotrophos appendicifer sequence TTTGTCGGACACGTCCAGGCGGATCACCATCTCGACGGGAGAACCATATCCGTCGACGCGCATCGTGTTCTCGTAGGAACCCGCCGGCAGCGCTGCGATCCTCTCCATGGTCGCCTTGAAGCTGTTCTCGAAAATGAAGTCGCGGAGCGCCTCCAAATCCTCGAGCTCGAACTCGGTCATCATGTCGATGAGACGGTTGTGGCCGGTTTCGTTACAGGCAGCGAGCGAATAGATGTCGCCCACGACCTGATCAGCCTCGCGCACGTTGTTCCGCACGATGTTGACAAGGTCGTCGTTGACCTCACCCCGTTTGGCGAATTTCATGATCGGAATGAAGATGCCTTCTTCATAGACCTCGTTCGCATCGGGTCCAAAACCGCGACCGCCCACATCCACCACATGGGCGGTGCAGGCGAAGTAGGCCACGAGCTTTCCGTTCTTGAATGACGGGCTGACGACCGTGATGTCGTGCAGATGCCCAGTCCCCCGCCACGGATCATTGGTGATGTAGACGTCGCCTTCGAAGATATTGTCTTCGCCGATGATGCGGATGAAATGTGCGACCGCCTCCGCCATGGCGTTCACATGGCCAGGCGTACCGGTCACGGCCTGAGCGAGCATCCGGCCACTGCGGTCGAAAACGCCGGCGGACAGATCTCCCGCCTCGCGCACGGAAGTGCTGAAGGCGGTACGAACCAGGGTCAAGGCCTGCTCTTCGACCACGGAGATCAGCCGGTTCCACATGATCTGCATATGGACGTCGGCATAGGCGCTACTGTCGCTCATTACAGGCTCCCTTGCGAGGCAGCGGAACTCTTGGATCTTAGCAGAAGACATCCGTCTGACTGCATGATGGCGTCGAAATCCGTCGTGACGATGGTCGTCGTCTCATTCTCGACGATGACCGCGGGACCATGAACATACATCCCCGCTGAAAGTGCGTCGCGCGCCACGATCGGCGCCTCCACGAAGCCTCGGGTCTTGGCATCGAAGACATGGCGGGAAGCGCCGGATTCAGCTTGTTTGCTGGCATCGGTGACACTCACGGGCTTCGGGGGCGGAAGGACCGATGATGCCCTCAAGGACCAGCTGATGATGTCGACGTCGAGGCCGCCGATCGGCCGGCCGAAGAGTCGCGTATAGGCTTCCTCGAACAGCGACTTGAACAAGGCGCCGTCACCGGGCCCAAACTTTTGATCTGGAACGGAAACGGGGATTTCCCAGCCCTGTCCCGCATACCTCATATAGACAGTGGCTTCCCTGTTTATGGCCCCGTCTTCGACGCCCACACGAACGAAGCTTTCTGCTGTCTCAGTCAGTTCCTTGATCGTCTGGTTGACTATGGCGGCATCGAAATCGCTGAGGCGCATGAAGGCACTCCTCACGGCCTCGAAGCCGAAGGGCGCCCGGAGAAAGCCGATCGCGGACCCAACACCCGCTCCCGGTGGCACGAGCAGCCTTTCGATGCCGAGCTTCTCGCAGAGCCGGGCTGCATGCAGCGGCGCGGCGCCACCAAAAGCGATCATGGTGAAACCCGCCAGATCCTTTCCGCTCTCCACAGCATGGACGCGCGCGGCATTGACCATATTCTCGTCCACGACCTCGCAGATGCCCACGGCTGCCGTCTCGTCGGTCATGCCGAGCTTGTTCGCAACCTCATTGCTGATCGCATCTACCGATTCGTCTCTGGAAAGGCGAATGGAGCCCCCGGCGAAATGATCTGGATCCAATCTGCCCAAAAGCAGGTCTGCATCCGTGACCGTCGGAAGCTTGCCTCCACGCTGATAGCAGGCCGGACCAGGCTCCGAGCCCGCGCTTTGCGGTCCTACCCGAATCTGGCGCATGCTGTCGACATGGGCGATCGAGCCGCCGCCGGCACCGATCTCAACCATTTCGATCACCGGGATCGAAATCGGCATGCCGCTCCCCTTCTTGAACCTGTAGGTCCGGGCAACCTCGAAGGTCTTCGCCGTCTTGGGATTGTGATCCTCGATCAGACAGATCTTTGCCGTCGTTCCTCCCATGTCATAGGAGAGCACATGTTTGAGGCCGTACCGCGCGGCGACATCCGCGGCATAGATCGCACCGCCCGCAGGTCCGGACTCCAGGAGTCGGACCGGGAACTCGACGGCACTCTCGACGGAGATGATGCCGCCGCCGGAATGGATCAGATAGACCGGCGCATCGACCCCCGCCTCTTCCAGCCCCCCCACGAGACGGTTGAGATAAGAGGCCATCAATGGCTTCACATAGGCATTCGCGCAGACCGTATTGAAACGCTCGAACTCCCGCATCTGCGGCGAGACTTCGGAGGAAATTGAGATGGCGATCTCCGGATCCCGGGCGCGAATGATCTCCCTGATGCGCCGCTCGTGGCTGCCATTCGCATACGCATGCATCAGTCCGATCGCGACGCTCTGATACCGCTCCTTGATGATGTGATCGGCGAGAAGCTCGGCGTCCCCATCATCCATCGGCAGAAGGACCTGACCCTCCGCTCCGACGCGCTCGGCGACGACATAGCGGTGATCGCGCGACACCAGCGGCGGGGGCAAGGTGATGTTGAGGTCATATTGCTCGAACCGATTTTCGGTTCGCATCTCGATGACGTCGCGGAAGCCCTTGGTGGTGATAAAGGCCGTCTTGGCTCCGCGCCGCTCGATTAGAGCATTGGTGGCGAGTGTTGTTCCATGGATGACCATGGAGATACGCTTGAGATCGATGCCGGCCATTTCGGCGACGGCCACCACACCCTTGATGATGGCTTGTTCAGGTGCGCCATGCGTTGTCAGAAGCTTTGTGGAATGAAGCGTTCCGTCGACCTCGAGCGCGATGTCGGTGAACGTCCCGCCGATATCGGCGCCCACCTTTGCGTCACGCGCAGTCTTTAGCATCAACGATTTCTCCATAGCGCAACACACAAATCCCTCGCTCTGCAATGCAGCAGGAAGATCCTGCTCATCGTGCAACGGGGGACTGCAAGGAATTTACGCCGGGAGAATAGACGCCACTCGAACAAGATTGCCAGCGATTTGAATCGCTGTTGTGACTAAAGATGCAGCTCCGAGATGATCACAGAAGCGGCAGCGAACCGGAGTCCGCCACCGCTCCTCCACCTCCGACGATTAGGCGGCCGCGCGGTTCACGCGGCGCTCTGCCAATTCCGTAAGCTTTTGGTCGGTCGCCTTTTCTTCTTTGAGGTTTTGTTGCAGGACGGAGGCGCAGTCATCGCGTCCGAGCTCCTTAGCCCAGGCGATCAACGTGCCGTAGCGCGTAATCTCGTAATGCTCCACCGCCTGAGCGGCCGCCACGAGCGCCGCATCAAGGACGGACTTGTCCGCCACATCGCCTGCAACCTCGTCGGCCTCTTTGAGGATACCGTCGATTGCCGGGCAAGTGACCGCATCGGCCTTTACGCCGTGCATCTCGAAGACCTGCTCTACGCGTTTAACATGGCCTTTGCTCTCCTCGAGATGCTGCTCGAAGCCCTTCTTCAACTCAGGGGAAGTCGCCTTCTCGATCATTTTCGGCAGGGAGGATACGATCCGCTTCTCAGCGTAATAAATATCCTTCAGCTGATGCACGAAGAGGTCGTCCATCGTTTTGATGTCTTTGGTGAACAGTCCCATTGAAAGTCTCCTGTAAAAGGGTGGTGGCTCCGCGGCAGCAAATGCATGAGCAATCGCGGTTGCCGAACGCCTCTCCCGGCGTTCACGCTGCCATGTCCTTTGAGAATGCTTTTCGAAGGGAGCGGTTCCAAAGCTTGCGGCTTGGATGACACCCCGGGACTCACTTTCCGCGGGTCAACCATGCAGGATCGAACCAGCGGTCGGCCTCACCGTCATAGGGAAGCCTCGTGATGTCCCAGCGCTCGATGAAAGGAGCATAGACGTCCCATACGGCTGGCCCCCCTCCGATATAGACGACCCTGTCGGCAAATCTGGACAGAGTTTCGACCGGATCCATCGACGACCGTAATTCCACGACCGTCCGATCGCTCAATGCCCAGGGAGGAAATGCGCTTGTCGTTTGCGGTCCAGCGAGGACGACGTGTCCTCTAGTCTCTTCGAAGAAGCGAGCGACATCGGCAGCGAATTCAGGTTCTCGGCGCCCTTCCCATGGCAGTTGCCCCTTGAGGCCAAGCTGTCCCCTCGAACCGATTGCGCACATTGCACGTATTTGAGGCATTCTCCCCCCTGCACTCTTCCGCAGACATCTGCGCACCGCACTAATTCACCGGCCACAACAAGAGGAGCAGCGGGACGCCCACGATGACGACAATGACAGAAAGCGGAAGACCCAGCCTCCAATAATCTCCGAAGCGATAGCCACCCGGGCCCATCACCAAAGTGTTGCACTGATGCCCAATGGGTGTGAGGAAATCACAACCTGCGCCGATCGCTACGGCCATCAGGAAGGCGTCGGGTCTGAACTGCAGCTGCGTCGCAAAGCTCGCGGCGATTGGCGCCATGACCAGCACCGTCGCCGCATTGTTCAGAAACGGTGTCACGGCCATGGCGGTGATCATGATCAAGGCCAGGGCGCCCATCGGTGACATCTGCATTGCCGCAGAGGACAATGCGTCGGCAACCAGTTGCGTGCCGCCCGTAGTTCGTAGCGCATCGCTCACCGGGATCAGGGCCCCCAACATGATGATGATTGGCCATTCGATGGTTTCGTAGAGATCACGCAAAGGAATTCCGCGCGCCAGCACCATCAAGGCGGCCGCCCCGAAGAATGCAATGCTCACGGGGACGATGCCGAAGGCGGTCAGAAGAATGGCCACGGCAAGAATGGCCACGGGGATCAAGGCGCGCCTTACGCTACCGAGCCGAATCGATCTCTCCGCCAGTGGCAAGCAACCGAGCTCCCGGAGGACCTCTGGCAACAGGCGCGAATTTCCTTGCAGGACGATGACGTCCCCGGCCCGCATGGCCGCGGAGCCCAGGCGATCTCGCAGCTTGGTACCTTGCCGACTGATGGCTAGCAGGTTGACTCTAAACACCTCGAACATGCCAATGTCCTTGGCGGACAGACCCACCAACCGCGAATTTTCGCTGATCACCGCCTCGATGGAATCGATCTCATCCTCCGCCTCATCCACCTCGAGAAGGCGGTCGCTGGAGAGCTGGAGGCCCCCTTGCAGGATCAGGCGATCCAAGGCGTCCTGCTTTCCCTCGATCATGATGATGTCGTTTTCCCTCAACTGGGCATCCGGCAGAGAGGGCAGCTCCTTCTCCTTTCTGACAATGGCATTGATTCTTGCATCGCCGCCGGAGAGCTTTTGAAGTTCAGCGACCGTCTTTCCCACCATTTTTGAGGAGGAAGGCAGCAGCGCTTCAGTCATGTAATTCTTGATATCGATGGCAGTTTCGACACCACCTGCGCCGCCTGACCGGAGGGGCAGCAGGCGGTAGCCAACGACCAGGAAGAGGATGCCGGCGACGGTGAGGGCTGCCCCGACGGGGGTGAAATCGAACATGCTGAACGGCGTGCCTGTCATTTCCTCTCGAAGCCGCGAGACAATGATGTTGGGCGACGTGCCGACCAAGGTCATCAGGCCTCCGAGCAAGGCGCCGAATGCCATGGGCATCAAGAAGATGGAGACCGACACCTTCGATCGGTTCGCCATTTGGAATGCCACCGGGAGCATGATTGCTAGAGCACCGATGTTTTTCACGAACGCAGACAGCACAGCAACAGTCGTCACCAAGAGGAAGAGCTGCGTCGGAACACTGCGGACCTGCGGAAACAGCCTGTGAACAACAAGATCCATGATTCCAGTCCGCGAAATGATCGCGCTAACGACTAAAGCGCTGGCGACGATGATCACGATGTCGTCGCTGAAGCCTGAAAAGGCACGGTCATACGGGACGATACCCACGGCGACGGCGGCCAGCAGCGCCATGACCGCGACGAGGTCATAACGAACTCGCCCCCAAACCATGAGAGCCATCATGATCGCGATGGTGGCAAAGGCCGCGATTTGATCGAATGTCACCGAGCCGCTCCTAAATCATTGGCTGGAGCTGAACGCGGCAGGGCGTGAATCAGTCCCGACAAAAGGTCACGATACTTATAATCTTGCTGAGACGATGTGGAGAATGCGTCGGCCGGTCCCCTTTCTTTTTTCGGGGATAAGAGAAGGAACGCTAGCGCAAATTTCCAGCCCGAAAATGCCACCGCCTCCCGTCGCTCCGAAACTCGATAACTCCGAGGGGCTCTATATCGATGTGCCAGAAGGCTTTGCTCGGCGCGTTGAGCACGTCCAGAACGG is a genomic window containing:
- a CDS encoding hydantoinase/oxoprolinase family protein; protein product: MLKTARDAKVGADIGGTFTDIALEVDGTLHSTKLLTTHGAPEQAIIKGVVAVAEMAGIDLKRISMVIHGTTLATNALIERRGAKTAFITTKGFRDVIEMRTENRFEQYDLNITLPPPLVSRDHRYVVAERVGAEGQVLLPMDDGDAELLADHIIKERYQSVAIGLMHAYANGSHERRIREIIRARDPEIAISISSEVSPQMREFERFNTVCANAYVKPLMASYLNRLVGGLEEAGVDAPVYLIHSGGGIISVESAVEFPVRLLESGPAGGAIYAADVAARYGLKHVLSYDMGGTTAKICLIEDHNPKTAKTFEVARTYRFKKGSGMPISIPVIEMVEIGAGGGSIAHVDSMRQIRVGPQSAGSEPGPACYQRGGKLPTVTDADLLLGRLDPDHFAGGSIRLSRDESVDAISNEVANKLGMTDETAAVGICEVVDENMVNAARVHAVESGKDLAGFTMIAFGGAAPLHAARLCEKLGIERLLVPPGAGVGSAIGFLRAPFGFEAVRSAFMRLSDFDAAIVNQTIKELTETAESFVRVGVEDGAINREATVYMRYAGQGWEIPVSVPDQKFGPGDGALFKSLFEEAYTRLFGRPIGGLDVDIISWSLRASSVLPPPKPVSVTDASKQAESGASRHVFDAKTRGFVEAPIVARDALSAGMYVHGPAVIVENETTTIVTTDFDAIMQSDGCLLLRSKSSAASQGSL
- a CDS encoding ferritin-like domain-containing protein, which gives rise to MGLFTKDIKTMDDLFVHQLKDIYYAEKRIVSSLPKMIEKATSPELKKGFEQHLEESKGHVKRVEQVFEMHGVKADAVTCPAIDGILKEADEVAGDVADKSVLDAALVAAAQAVEHYEITRYGTLIAWAKELGRDDCASVLQQNLKEEKATDQKLTELAERRVNRAAA
- a CDS encoding dihydrofolate reductase, which codes for MPQIRAMCAIGSRGQLGLKGQLPWEGRREPEFAADVARFFEETRGHVVLAGPQTTSAFPPWALSDRTVVELRSSMDPVETLSRFADRVVYIGGGPAVWDVYAPFIERWDITRLPYDGEADRWFDPAWLTRGK
- a CDS encoding SLC13 family permease: MTFDQIAAFATIAIMMALMVWGRVRYDLVAVMALLAAVAVGIVPYDRAFSGFSDDIVIIVASALVVSAIISRTGIMDLVVHRLFPQVRSVPTQLFLLVTTVAVLSAFVKNIGALAIMLPVAFQMANRSKVSVSIFLMPMAFGALLGGLMTLVGTSPNIIVSRLREEMTGTPFSMFDFTPVGAALTVAGILFLVVGYRLLPLRSGGAGGVETAIDIKNYMTEALLPSSSKMVGKTVAELQKLSGGDARINAIVRKEKELPSLPDAQLRENDIIMIEGKQDALDRLILQGGLQLSSDRLLEVDEAEDEIDSIEAVISENSRLVGLSAKDIGMFEVFRVNLLAISRQGTKLRDRLGSAAMRAGDVIVLQGNSRLLPEVLRELGCLPLAERSIRLGSVRRALIPVAILAVAILLTAFGIVPVSIAFFGAAALMVLARGIPLRDLYETIEWPIIIMLGALIPVSDALRTTGGTQLVADALSSAAMQMSPMGALALIMITAMAVTPFLNNAATVLVMAPIAASFATQLQFRPDAFLMAVAIGAGCDFLTPIGHQCNTLVMGPGGYRFGDYWRLGLPLSVIVVIVGVPLLLLLWPVN